From Spodoptera frugiperda isolate SF20-4 chromosome 27, AGI-APGP_CSIRO_Sfru_2.0, whole genome shotgun sequence, a single genomic window includes:
- the LOC118263395 gene encoding growth arrest and DNA damage-inducible proteins-interacting protein 1, with protein sequence MSLCLRSKYLRPNLIGSLFRYSTTSVEAIEQNDQVLVEDEDALAREAEIERKRNVSRLTEAHWNLVNGRRPYVEPTNWSHLTVKYNRKLYGKYGSASGVNPSLCFPTQREIQEKMEYEAVAYPFTIKEMMETAAKNRKEQQQKIEQRDRDIAAKYAKLDQWKKELLDKIAKKTAEANAAKEKKERLVEEVRRHFGFKLDPRDERFQEMLAKREKEQKKLEKQARKEAKEKMMLAKLQQKNVEMSDAKK encoded by the exons ATGAGTCTTTGTTTAAGATCTAAGTATTTACGGCCCAACTTGATAGGTTCTTTATTTCGGTACTCGACCACATCAGTAGAGGCAATTGAACAGAATGACCAAGTTTTAGTGGAAGATGAAGATGCATTGGCTAGAGAAGCTGAGATAGAACGAAAAAGAAACGTATCTAGGTTAACAGAGGCACATTGGAATCTTGTGAATGGACGAAGACCTTACGTAGAGCCTACGAATTGGTCCCACTTGACGGTAAAATACAATAGGAAGTTGTATGGAAAATACGGCAGCGCAAGTGGTGTTAACCCAA GTCTTTGTTTTCCAACACAAAGAGAAATCCAAGAGAAAATGGAGTATGAAGCCGTTGCATATCCTTTTACCATAAAAGAAATGATGGAAACCGCAGCAAAGAATAGAAAGGAACAGCAACAGAAGATTGAACAGAGGGACAGGGACATTGCTGCCAAGTATGCTAAACTGGACCAGTGGAAGAAAGAACTTCTTGATAAGATTGCCAAGAAGACTGCTGAAGCTAATGCAGCTAAG GAAAAGAAAGAGAGATTGGTAGAAGAAGTAAGAAGACACTTTGGTTTCAAACTGGACCCTCGTGACGAGAGGTTCCAGGAGATGCTGGCTAAGCGGGAGAAAGAACAGAAGAAACTTGAGAAGCAAGCCAGGAAGGAAGCCAAAGAGAAGATGATGCTGGCCAAACTGCAGCAGAAAAATGTAGAGATGAGTGATGCCaagaagtaa